Part of the Thermococcus sp. 18S1 genome, AAATCCATGGGCTCTACGGCGAGTTGGTCGGAAAATCCCGGGGAGAGCTCGCGAGGACGGATGACTGGTACATCGTCGTCCACGCGGGCGATTTCATCACGGCTTTGGAGGCCGTCGGAAGGGCCTTCGGGGGCAACTCATATTAACCCCAACCCCCTCTTCTTTTTTGGTGAAATAAATGCTCCCCGGCTGGATACTCTATGCCGGCATCGCTGCGGCCTTTATACTTCTCGCCATCGGGCTCACGAAAAGGCTCGGGCCGGAATGGGCCTGGGTAAACAGGAAGATAATCCACTTCAGCATCGTCCCGGCCGTTTTGATGTTCTACTACGGGAAAATACCTCCAGAGGTCTTCAGCGGCGCGGCGTTCGTCTTCGGCCTATTCCAGCTCTGGCCGCATCTCAAAAAGAGGGAGTTCTCGTGGTATCAGATAGAACACAACTACGGTGAGGTCTTCTTTGCCTTCTCCGCCTCGGTCGTCCCGATGGTTCTGCCAAGGGAGTACGCCACCGCCCTGTTACTGGCAATGGCAATAAGCGACGGGGTGACCGGAATAATCAGACACTTCTACTTCAAGCGGCACGGCTTCAACGTGAAGCTGAGAAAGCACTGGACTGGAAGCGCTGGATACCTCCTAACGGCTCTCGTTATAGCGTTTCTGCTGCTCGACACGGCAGCAATAGGAAAAATAGGATGGGCGGTCATTCTGACCCTGGCGGAATATCAAGGCAGGCTGGATGACAACCTGGCGGTGCCTCTGGTGGGAAGTCTTCTCTTTCTCCTCTACTGAGCCCACCTGACCTTCAGGCTGTCCTTCTTCACCTTGTTGAACTCCTCGACGAGGGCCTTTCCGGTTCTCTCCATGAAGTCCTCGACGTCGGTAATGCCGAGTTCCCTGAGGCCGATGGCATCTACGCCCTCCGGGATTCCCTTTGCTTCCACGTTTATTCCGATGTGAATCTTGACGCTGACCGGCGAAACGGTGGCTATCGAGATGCTGAGCTTCCTCCCGTTCACGTAGATGTCGTCGCCCTTTCTCGTAGTTTTTACTCCATATTCAGCCAGAACCTCGCAGAGCTTGGCTATGAAAAGCTTCTGAAGCGTTGAGGCAAAGAGAGTGTTGACGAGGTCAAAGACCTCGATTATGTAGTGAACCATGTCGTCGCTCTTGATTTCCTTGCTCGCGCGAAGGTCTTCGATGTCAATCATCTCCTCCACTTTAACGTCGCACTTCCCGCGGAAGACGACGAGAGAGTTCCCGAGTATTCCGAAGTTCCTGTATGCCCAGTGGCTCCCTATCGCGGAACCGTCGTAGTCTATGCGCCTATCCTTCACGATGAGCAGCTCCATGATATCACCCCATCCTCTCAAGGAGTTTCCTCAACTCCTCAAAACTTTTGGCGTCCCTCCACATGTGGATGAACTGGATAGAGGGGACGGTGGTTTTAACGTCTTCGATGTGTATATCTCGGTCGTCCACGTAGATGGCTTCCTCAACGTTGTATCCCGAAAGCTCCATCTCCCGGAGTGTTCTCGCTATCATATCCCCTTTGTTCGGGTGGTTTTCAATTTTCGGAAAAATGAAGTAGTCCCATAGGCCGAAGCCCTCAAGGATCGGCCTGACCCTCTCCTCAACGTTCCAGCTCGCTATGCTCAGAACGAACCTGCCACTTGCCCATTCGAGGAACTCCCTGACTCCCGGGAAGAGATGGAGTTCTTCGCCTGTAGAATCAACCAGATAATCACCATGGAA contains:
- a CDS encoding DUF366 family protein, which codes for MELLIVKDRRIDYDGSAIGSHWAYRNFGILGNSLVVFRGKCDVKVEEMIDIEDLRASKEIKSDDMVHYIIEVFDLVNTLFASTLQKLFIAKLCEVLAEYGVKTTRKGDDIYVNGRKLSISIATVSPVSVKIHIGINVEAKGIPEGVDAIGLRELGITDVEDFMERTGKALVEEFNKVKKDSLKVRWAQ
- a CDS encoding magnesium-dependent phosphatase-1 gives rise to the protein MKLLILDLDGTLWNHEDASRLTPPYEFHGDYLVDSTGEELHLFPGVREFLEWASGRFVLSIASWNVEERVRPILEGFGLWDYFIFPKIENHPNKGDMIARTLREMELSGYNVEEAIYVDDRDIHIEDVKTTVPSIQFIHMWRDAKSFEELRKLLERMG